A section of the Ictalurus punctatus breed USDA103 chromosome 8, Coco_2.0, whole genome shotgun sequence genome encodes:
- the gpc4 gene encoding glypican-4 — protein MKAIVALAVCVSAVICASASPSEQKSKNCNEVRTAYSSKGFNSNDVPNKGVYEAHLKVCPQGFSCCTLEMEEKLSQQSRSDLKAPISQLSATLQSSFTQRHQHFDQFFRELLNNAEKSLHDMFVLTYGVMYMKNAELFKHFFRDLRLYYTSGSSAVHLDNMLSEFWSELLERMFRLVNAQHEFSDAYMECVSRHTEELMPFGDVPRKLRLQLSRAFIAARTFTLGLQLIPDVVSKVSTVSASPSCVRAAMKMLYCPYCTGQVALKPCKNYCLNVMRGCLANQADLDTEWNNFLDAMLSLVERLEGPFNFESVIDPIDVKISEAIMNMQENSMQISQKVFQGCGQPRKELRTRRSTKDSGFPGRFRPYSPDTRPTTAAGTNMDRLVADVKKKLKFAKKFWSTLPETVCVDDRVNQGDECWNGTAKSRYESVVLGNGLANQVSNPHVEVDITKPDVVIRRQIAVLKEMTTWLKAAHSGNDITYDNEDGSGEGSGSGCDPSSCDRDKDIYFSTPTPVKPRQDTVVKDSSSGVRLAPYSLLLALAAAALTLLTSHIR, from the exons AAGCCCATCTGAAGGTGTGCCCTCAAGGCTTCTCATGCTGCACTCTGGAGATGGAGGAGAAGCTGAGTCAGCAGAGCCGCTCGGACCTGAAGGCCCCGATCTCCCAACTGAGCGCCACCCTGCAGAGCAGCTTCACACAAAGACACCAACATTTTGACC AGTTTTTCAGAGAGCTGCTCAACAATGCCGAGAAGTCGTTGCACGACATGTTCGTACTCACCTACGGAGTGATGTACATGAAGAACGCCGAGCTCTTCAAGCACTTCTTTCGTGACTTGAGGCTCTACTACACGTCGGGCAGCTCTGCCGTGCACCTCGATAACATGCTTTCCGAGTTCTGGTCCGAATTGCTCGAGCGGATGTTCCGCCTGGTCAACGCGCAGCACGAGTTCAGCGACGCGTACATGGAATGCGTGAGTCGGCATACGGAGGAGCTGATGCCGTTCGGCGATGTGCCGCGCAAGCTGAGACTGCAGCTGAGCAGAGCCTTCATCGCTGCCCGCACCTTCACCCTTGGCCTGCAGCTCATACCTGACGTGGTCAGCAAAGTCTCCACG GTGAGTGCCTCTCCAAGCTGTGTGCGTGCTGCTATGAAGATGCTGTACTGCCCGTACTGCACAGGTCAAGTGGCTCTGAAGCCCTGTAAAAACTACTGCCTCAACGTTATGCGTGGCTGCCTAGCCAACCAAGCCGACCTCGACACCGAGTGGAACAACTTCCTGG ATGCCATGCTGAGTCTGGTTGAGAGACTGGAGGGACCATTTAACTTTGAGTCAGTAATAGATCCCATCGACGTGAAGATCTCGGAGGCCATCATGAACATGCAGGAGAACAGCATGCAAATCTCACAGAAG GTATTCCAGGGCTGTGGGCAGCCTAGGAAAGAATTACGCACCCGGCGttctacaaaagactcaggATTCCCTGGTCGCTTCCGGCCGTACAGCCCAGACACCAGACCCACCACTGCAGCTGGGACCAACATGGATAGACTg GTGGCAGATGTGAAGAAGAAGCTGAAGTTTGCCAAGAAGTTTTGGTCTACTTTACCCGAGACGGTTTGTGTTGACGACAGGGTCAACCAGGGCGACGAGTGCTGGAACGGCACAGCCAAGAGCAG GTACGAGTCTGTGGTCTTGGGTAATGGCTTAGCCAATCAGGTCTCCAATCCTCATGTGGAAGTGGACATCACCAAACCGGACGTTGTGATTCGCAGACAGATTGCTGTGCTGAAGGAAATGACGACATGGCTGAAAGCAGCTCACAGTGGAAACGACATCACGTATGACAACG aGGATGGCAGTGGAGAGGGTAGTGGCAGTGGCTGTGATCCGTCCTCCTGTGATAGAGACAAGGATATCTATTTCTCCACACCCACGCCCGTCAAACCCCGCCAAGATACGGTAGTAAAGGATTCCTCCAGTGGTGTGCGGCTGGCACCGTACAGCCTGTTGCTGGCCCTGGCAGCCGCTGCTCTGACCCTCCTGACCTCCCACATCAGATAA